In a single window of the Streptomyces sp. NBC_00285 genome:
- a CDS encoding carbohydrate ABC transporter permease translates to MSAPVIDPVRPAAPDTPAGRSTKAQRTTPARFDTALGWNDRPGPAWALRILLCLIALAVFAVPFLTIFSGAFTTNPSGSSLSFLPHDSTLSNFTVAGERGIWDYLGNSLVIAGGGLLLQLVVCTLAAYALARHRFRGQALIMMLFMMTLMLPEEVIAIPLSLVLGDVPVVHLDLKGTVWGVILPLGAWGFSVMMLTEFMRDIPTEIEEAARLDGVGELRMLWQIVLPLCKPALGVAGVLGFIMIWDQYLLPLIAAKDPTDYTVTVALSILRTDPEVGSGVVLAGAVIALIPSLVVYLLLQRSLVTGIAAGATKG, encoded by the coding sequence ATGAGCGCCCCCGTCATCGACCCCGTCCGGCCGGCGGCCCCTGACACCCCGGCCGGACGGAGCACCAAGGCGCAGCGGACCACCCCGGCCCGCTTCGACACCGCCCTCGGCTGGAACGACAGGCCCGGCCCCGCCTGGGCCCTGCGCATCCTGCTCTGTCTGATCGCCCTCGCCGTGTTCGCGGTGCCGTTCCTGACGATCTTCTCGGGCGCCTTCACGACCAACCCCAGCGGCTCCTCGCTGTCGTTCCTGCCGCACGACAGCACGCTGTCGAACTTCACGGTGGCGGGCGAGCGCGGCATCTGGGACTACCTCGGCAACTCCCTGGTCATCGCGGGCGGCGGTCTGCTGCTCCAGCTCGTGGTGTGCACGCTGGCCGCGTACGCGCTGGCCAGGCACCGGTTCCGCGGCCAGGCCCTGATCATGATGCTGTTCATGATGACGCTGATGCTCCCCGAGGAGGTCATCGCGATCCCCCTGTCGCTGGTCCTCGGCGACGTCCCCGTGGTCCACCTGGACCTCAAGGGCACGGTCTGGGGCGTCATCCTGCCGCTCGGCGCCTGGGGCTTCTCGGTGATGATGCTGACCGAGTTCATGCGGGACATCCCCACCGAGATCGAGGAGGCGGCCCGCCTGGACGGGGTCGGCGAGCTGCGCATGCTGTGGCAGATCGTCCTGCCGCTGTGCAAGCCGGCCCTCGGCGTGGCCGGGGTGCTCGGCTTCATCATGATCTGGGACCAGTACCTGCTGCCCCTGATCGCCGCCAAGGACCCGACCGACTACACCGTCACCGTCGCCCTGTCCATCCTGCGCACCGACCCCGAGGTCGGCTCCGGCGTGGTCCTCGCCGGTGCGGTCATCGCCCTGATACCCAGCCTCGTCGTCTATCTGCTCCTCCAGCGCTCGCTGGTCACCGGCATCGCCGCCGGTGCCACCAAGGGCTGA
- a CDS encoding ABC transporter substrate-binding protein, with protein sequence MGDRRRRRLVAAATVVGLMFGTAACGSGSDSAGSSDPNTLEVWTRSNPDSAATYDRVFAAFTKKTGIKIDYQPVINFDQQLQSRASTKDLPDVMINDTALMGSYQSQGLLKPIDPASITGGEQITDKSWASTVGIDGKHYGIPYSRQAQTLMIRTDWLKKLGLKAPTTWQEMLSVAKAFATEDPDGDGKADTYGIVAPGSGQNGYAAWWGASFLWQGGAQIIKPDGKGRYTPAMHSAAAVNTVSWMKNNLFCGAKGVLQPGAITAVTSTATNFQDGNAGMYMTGPYNITTFDATPGKDKYEVVPAPAGPAGGDVLADGENVYLGAKTGKDKQELALASFLVSPEGQKIAMTSVDGHQPVVRIPVNSTLDAAKVRNDARWSVVQKAYEDASQQFPNAPDFAPIKQDTADALNSIFTYCGGDVRSQLGELNDTLAGDLKDQDLLK encoded by the coding sequence ATGGGCGATCGCCGACGACGCCGCCTGGTCGCGGCGGCCACGGTCGTGGGACTGATGTTCGGAACGGCCGCCTGTGGCTCCGGCTCCGACAGCGCCGGCAGCAGTGACCCGAACACGCTGGAGGTCTGGACCCGGAGCAATCCGGACTCGGCCGCCACCTACGACCGGGTCTTCGCCGCCTTCACCAAGAAGACCGGCATCAAGATCGACTACCAGCCGGTCATCAACTTCGACCAGCAGCTCCAGAGCCGCGCGTCCACCAAGGACCTGCCGGACGTCATGATCAACGACACGGCGCTGATGGGCAGTTACCAGAGCCAGGGCCTGCTCAAGCCGATCGACCCCGCCTCGATCACGGGCGGCGAGCAGATCACCGACAAGTCCTGGGCATCCACCGTCGGCATCGACGGCAAGCACTACGGCATCCCGTACTCCCGTCAGGCCCAGACCCTGATGATCCGCACGGACTGGTTGAAGAAGCTCGGGCTCAAGGCGCCGACGACCTGGCAGGAGATGCTCTCCGTCGCCAAGGCCTTCGCCACCGAGGACCCGGACGGCGACGGCAAGGCCGACACCTACGGCATCGTCGCGCCGGGCAGCGGCCAGAACGGCTACGCGGCCTGGTGGGGCGCGAGCTTCCTGTGGCAGGGCGGCGCACAGATCATCAAGCCGGACGGCAAGGGCAGGTACACCCCGGCCATGCACTCGGCCGCCGCGGTGAACACCGTGAGCTGGATGAAGAACAACCTCTTCTGCGGGGCCAAGGGCGTCCTCCAGCCCGGCGCGATCACCGCCGTCACGTCGACGGCCACCAACTTCCAGGACGGCAACGCCGGGATGTACATGACCGGCCCGTACAACATCACCACCTTCGACGCCACGCCCGGCAAGGACAAGTACGAGGTCGTCCCCGCCCCCGCGGGCCCGGCCGGCGGCGATGTGCTGGCCGACGGCGAGAACGTCTACCTCGGTGCCAAGACCGGCAAGGACAAGCAGGAACTGGCCCTGGCCTCCTTCCTCGTCTCGCCCGAGGGCCAGAAGATCGCCATGACCAGCGTCGACGGCCACCAGCCCGTCGTCCGTATCCCCGTGAACTCCACACTGGACGCGGCCAAGGTCAGGAACGACGCCCGCTGGAGCGTCGTGCAGAAGGCCTACGAGGACGCCTCCCAGCAGTTCCCGAACGCGCCGGACTTCGCCCCCATCAAGCAGGACACCGCCGACGCCCTCAACTCGATCTTCACGTACTGCGGCGGTGACGTCCGCTCGCAGCTGGGGGAGCTCAACGACACGCTCGCCGGTGACCTCAAGGACCAGGACCTGCTGAAATGA
- a CDS encoding LysR substrate-binding domain-containing protein, whose product MTDLPASPSFRLAYVPGVTPAKWVRIWKERLPGIPLELLQVSVAEAPEVLRDGTADAALVRLPVDRTVFSAIPLYTETSVVVVPKDHVVTAAEEVTLEDLADEVVIHPLDDVMGWDRPPGEPAFERPATTADAVELVAANIGVLVVPQSLARLHHRRDLTYRPVTDAPESGVALSWREDATTDLVEDFIGIVRGRTVNSSRGRTQPEPEGKQRPGKSEGRKPAAGARKGAARGSSGAAKGGRGGPGGAKGAGARRGKPKRKG is encoded by the coding sequence GTGACAGACCTACCAGCATCCCCCTCCTTCCGGCTCGCGTACGTCCCCGGGGTGACGCCCGCCAAGTGGGTGCGGATCTGGAAGGAGCGCCTGCCGGGCATCCCCCTGGAACTCCTCCAGGTCAGCGTCGCCGAGGCCCCCGAGGTGCTGCGGGACGGGACCGCGGACGCCGCTCTCGTACGGCTGCCGGTCGACCGTACGGTGTTCAGCGCGATCCCCCTCTACACCGAGACGAGCGTGGTAGTGGTCCCCAAGGACCACGTGGTGACCGCGGCGGAAGAGGTGACCCTGGAGGACCTGGCCGACGAGGTCGTCATCCACCCGCTGGACGACGTGATGGGCTGGGACCGGCCTCCCGGCGAGCCGGCCTTCGAACGCCCCGCCACCACCGCGGACGCCGTCGAGCTGGTGGCGGCGAACATCGGTGTCCTCGTCGTCCCGCAGTCCCTGGCCCGCCTCCACCACCGCCGCGACCTCACCTACCGCCCGGTCACCGACGCGCCGGAGTCCGGCGTGGCACTTTCCTGGCGCGAGGACGCGACGACGGACCTGGTCGAGGACTTCATCGGGATCGTGCGGGGGCGGACCGTCAACAGCTCGCGGGGGCGCACACAGCCGGAGCCGGAGGGCAAGCAACGGCCCGGGAAGAGCGAAGGACGCAAGCCGGCCGCGGGTGCCCGGAAGGGTGCGGCACGGGGGTCTTCCGGCGCCGCCAAGGGCGGCCGCGGCGGACCCGGCGGCGCAAAGGGCGCGGGCGCCCGAAGGGGCAAGCCCAAGCGCAAGGGCTAG
- a CDS encoding glucarate dehydratase family protein yields MSDPTRIKELIVTPIAFRDPPLLNSNGVHEPLALRIVLQLVLEDGTVGLGESPGGVARLERLDAAAKVVVGMDVFDTTAVSAAIDAALLPTVPSSHERGWTSSAVEVACLDAQGKLLGRPVSDLLGGTVRDSVPFAAYLFYKWAEHPALDGHAAVGDDWGAALDPAGIVEQARLMQERYGFRSFKLKGGVFPPDEEIAAIKALAEAFPGQPLRLDPNTAWTVETSAYVARELDGVLEYLEDPAKGIEGMAAVAKDAPMPLATNMCVIAWEHLKPAIEQNAIQVLLTDHHYWGGLRRTRELAAVCEAFGLALSMHSNSHLGISLAAMTHVAAAIPNLDHSCDTHYPWNSADDVILPGVLEFRDGEVKVPTGPGLGVELDHDALDRLHHLYVDSGVRSRDDTGYMRRFQPDYELRLPRW; encoded by the coding sequence ATGAGCGACCCCACCCGCATCAAAGAGCTGATCGTCACCCCGATCGCCTTCCGTGACCCGCCACTGCTCAACTCCAACGGCGTGCACGAACCCCTCGCCCTGCGGATCGTCCTCCAACTCGTCCTGGAAGACGGCACGGTGGGCCTCGGCGAGTCCCCCGGCGGCGTCGCCAGACTGGAGCGACTCGATGCGGCGGCCAAGGTGGTCGTCGGCATGGACGTCTTCGACACCACGGCCGTCTCGGCCGCGATCGACGCCGCCCTGCTGCCGACCGTGCCCAGCTCCCACGAGCGTGGCTGGACCTCTTCGGCCGTCGAGGTGGCCTGCCTCGACGCACAGGGCAAGCTGCTCGGCCGCCCGGTCAGTGATCTGCTCGGCGGGACGGTCCGGGACTCGGTGCCGTTCGCCGCGTACCTCTTCTACAAGTGGGCCGAGCATCCCGCCCTCGACGGCCATGCCGCCGTCGGCGACGACTGGGGCGCGGCCCTGGATCCGGCCGGCATCGTGGAGCAGGCCCGGCTGATGCAGGAGCGGTACGGGTTCAGGTCGTTCAAGCTGAAGGGCGGTGTCTTCCCGCCCGACGAGGAGATCGCCGCGATCAAGGCGCTCGCGGAGGCCTTCCCCGGTCAGCCGCTGCGCCTGGACCCCAACACGGCCTGGACGGTGGAGACATCGGCATATGTGGCCCGTGAACTCGACGGTGTCCTGGAGTACTTGGAGGACCCGGCCAAGGGCATCGAGGGCATGGCGGCGGTGGCGAAGGACGCGCCGATGCCGTTGGCCACCAACATGTGCGTGATCGCCTGGGAGCACCTGAAACCGGCGATCGAGCAGAACGCGATCCAGGTGCTGCTGACCGACCACCACTACTGGGGCGGCCTGCGCCGCACCCGTGAACTGGCCGCGGTCTGCGAGGCGTTCGGGCTGGCGCTGTCCATGCACTCCAACTCGCACCTGGGCATCAGCCTGGCCGCCATGACCCATGTGGCGGCCGCGATCCCCAACCTCGACCACTCCTGCGACACGCACTACCCGTGGAACTCGGCGGACGACGTCATCCTCCCCGGCGTTCTGGAGTTCCGCGACGGCGAGGTCAAGGTGCCGACCGGGCCCGGCCTGGGTGTGGAACTCGACCACGACGCCCTGGACCGGCTGCACCACCTCTATGTCGACTCCGGGGTGCGCAGCCGCGACGACACCGGATACATGCGGCGGTTCCAGCCCGACTACGAGCTCAGGCTCCCCCGCTGGTGA
- a CDS encoding 5-dehydro-4-deoxyglucarate dehydratase translates to MKFQGVLFFPVTPFGADGSLDEQRLAQHIENGVAAGAGGVFVACGTGEFHALTPDEIERATRVAVEATAGRVPVLAAAGGPTPVARDQAARVARAGADGILLLPPYLVTAPQRGLVRYVEEVTAASGLPVIFYQRGTARLTADTAAEIAALPKVVGLKDGLGDIERMHRIVRAVRAVPGCEDFQFFNGLPTAEMTAPAYKGIGVELYSSAVFAFAPEIALAFHRALAENDRPLLDTLLDEFYGPLVQLRDEVPGYAVALVKAGVTLRGLDVGGVRAPLIDPAPEHIARLSKLIDHGLEVVAA, encoded by the coding sequence ATGAAGTTCCAAGGAGTGCTGTTCTTTCCGGTGACGCCGTTCGGCGCGGACGGCTCGCTGGACGAGCAGCGGCTCGCCCAGCACATCGAGAACGGCGTCGCGGCCGGTGCGGGCGGCGTGTTCGTCGCCTGCGGCACCGGTGAGTTCCACGCGCTGACGCCCGACGAGATCGAGCGGGCCACCCGGGTCGCGGTCGAGGCGACCGCGGGCCGGGTACCGGTCCTGGCAGCGGCCGGCGGACCCACCCCGGTCGCCCGCGACCAGGCCGCCCGGGTCGCCCGCGCGGGCGCCGACGGCATCCTGCTGCTCCCGCCGTACCTCGTGACGGCCCCGCAGCGGGGCCTGGTGCGGTACGTCGAGGAGGTCACCGCCGCGAGCGGCCTGCCCGTCATCTTCTACCAGCGCGGCACCGCCCGCCTCACCGCGGACACGGCCGCCGAGATCGCCGCGCTGCCCAAGGTCGTCGGCCTCAAGGACGGCCTCGGCGACATCGAGCGGATGCACCGCATCGTGCGCGCGGTGCGGGCCGTACCGGGCTGCGAGGACTTCCAGTTCTTCAACGGCCTGCCCACCGCGGAGATGACCGCACCCGCCTACAAGGGCATCGGTGTCGAGCTGTACTCCTCCGCGGTGTTCGCCTTCGCCCCCGAGATCGCCCTCGCCTTCCACCGGGCGCTCGCCGAGAACGACCGGCCGCTGCTCGACACCCTCCTCGACGAGTTCTACGGCCCCCTCGTCCAGCTCCGCGACGAGGTACCCGGATACGCGGTCGCCCTCGTCAAGGCAGGCGTGACCCTGCGCGGTCTGGACGTCGGCGGCGTACGGGCACCCCTGATCGATCCCGCGCCCGAGCACATCGCACGGCTCTCCAAGCTCATCGACCATGGTCTGGAGGTGGTCGCCGCATGA
- a CDS encoding GDSL-type esterase/lipase family protein codes for MHDWITTPVTADLLRGALDVERTEHGVLPHRLPARARAQNTDGQLAMAESQPSGVRLAFRTRATAVELDTLPTKRAYVGAPARPDGVYDLLVDGRQAGQGSVRAGHVITVDMTTGTSEVRPGPPGTVRFGGLSGAVKDVEIWLPHNETTELIALRTDAPVEPAPARDRRVWLHHGSSISHGSDAASPTRIWPAVAARLGGVELINLGLAGSALLDPFTARAVRDTPADLISLKIGINIVNHDVMRLRAFGPAVHGFLDTVREGHPQTPLLVVSPILCPLHEDTPGPCFPDFGEIGEGRLRFLTMGDPAEKASGKLTLRVIREELARIVKQRAAEDPNLHYVDGLELYGEADSAELPLPDGLHPDAATHRLIGERFNGVAFGTDGAFAGD; via the coding sequence ATGCACGACTGGATCACCACACCCGTCACCGCCGACCTGCTGCGCGGCGCCCTCGACGTGGAGCGCACCGAGCACGGGGTCCTGCCGCACCGGCTGCCCGCCCGGGCCCGCGCCCAGAACACCGACGGACAGCTCGCCATGGCGGAGTCCCAGCCCTCCGGCGTACGGCTGGCCTTCCGCACCCGGGCCACCGCGGTGGAGCTGGACACGCTCCCCACCAAGCGGGCCTACGTGGGTGCCCCGGCCCGCCCGGACGGTGTGTACGACCTGCTCGTCGACGGCCGCCAGGCCGGACAGGGCAGCGTGCGCGCCGGCCATGTCATCACCGTCGACATGACCACGGGGACGTCCGAGGTCCGGCCCGGCCCGCCCGGCACCGTCCGGTTCGGCGGACTGTCCGGCGCGGTCAAGGACGTCGAGATATGGCTCCCGCACAACGAGACCACCGAGCTGATCGCCCTGCGCACCGACGCCCCCGTGGAGCCCGCGCCGGCCCGTGACCGCCGGGTGTGGCTGCACCACGGCAGCTCCATCAGCCACGGCTCCGACGCGGCCAGCCCCACGCGCATCTGGCCCGCGGTCGCCGCGCGACTCGGCGGCGTGGAGCTGATCAACCTGGGCCTGGCGGGGAGCGCGCTGCTCGACCCGTTCACCGCACGGGCCGTACGGGACACCCCCGCCGACCTGATCAGCCTCAAGATCGGGATCAACATCGTCAACCACGACGTGATGCGGCTGCGTGCCTTCGGACCCGCGGTCCACGGCTTCCTCGACACGGTCCGCGAGGGCCACCCACAGACGCCGCTGCTGGTCGTCTCGCCCATCCTGTGCCCCCTCCACGAGGACACTCCGGGCCCGTGTTTCCCGGACTTCGGCGAGATCGGCGAGGGCCGGCTGCGGTTCCTGACGATGGGCGATCCCGCGGAGAAGGCGAGCGGGAAGCTGACCCTGCGGGTGATCCGCGAGGAACTGGCCCGGATCGTGAAGCAGAGGGCCGCCGAGGACCCGAACCTGCACTACGTGGACGGCCTCGAACTGTACGGCGAGGCCGACTCGGCGGAGCTGCCCCTGCCGGACGGCCTCCACCCGGACGCGGCGACGCATCGCCTGATCGGGGAACGCTTCAACGGCGTGGCCTTCGGGACCGACGGGGCGTTCGCCGGCGACTGA
- a CDS encoding DUF5997 family protein, which yields MKSHQSAQTMKPATAAKKLGVYLPATPAEFQEGVVSRTELDAFQANPPQWLQDLRNNGPHPRPVVAARLGVSIAGLARGGVTEPLTTEQIEALRQDLPEWLEKERATQAEVRKETARIKEKNQAAQD from the coding sequence ATGAAGTCGCACCAGAGCGCCCAGACGATGAAGCCCGCGACCGCGGCGAAGAAGCTGGGTGTGTACCTCCCCGCCACCCCCGCCGAGTTCCAGGAGGGTGTCGTCTCGCGTACCGAACTGGACGCGTTCCAGGCGAATCCGCCCCAGTGGCTGCAGGACCTGCGGAACAACGGTCCGCACCCCCGCCCGGTCGTCGCGGCGAGGCTGGGTGTGTCCATCGCGGGTCTCGCCCGTGGCGGCGTCACCGAGCCGCTCACCACCGAGCAGATCGAGGCGCTGCGCCAGGACCTGCCCGAGTGGCTGGAGAAGGAGCGCGCCACGCAGGCGGAGGTCCGCAAGGAGACCGCGCGCATCAAGGAGAAGAACCAGGCCGCGCAGGACTGA
- a CDS encoding carbohydrate ABC transporter permease: MTATVPAARSGPAKKAFDKRAVIPWLFLAPGLLLALVFKFWPMAKGIWLSFFDVRPFLGDKWIGFDNYTRVLTDHRFQDAIGHTLILGIGQSVGAILLGFALALLLEGQARSLKFLRTAVFLPAVTATAVVGELWRLMYYPTSDGLLNSGLHLLGLGPVQYLDNPDIALYSTMVMGIWIWAPYNMVIFLAGLAGVDRSLYEAAAMDGVSLWQRLRYVTLPAIRPALMIVLTLATIRGLRVFTEVYVLTGGGPAGSTDVWMTRAYTLGFTRNDIGGASAASVVLLCVTLLLTVLVNNLRKRGEAR; encoded by the coding sequence ATGACCGCTACCGTCCCGGCCGCGCGGAGCGGCCCCGCCAAAAAGGCTTTCGACAAGAGAGCCGTCATCCCCTGGCTGTTCCTGGCCCCTGGACTGCTGCTCGCCCTCGTCTTCAAGTTCTGGCCGATGGCCAAGGGCATCTGGCTCAGCTTCTTCGACGTGCGGCCCTTCCTCGGCGACAAGTGGATCGGCTTCGACAACTACACCCGGGTCCTGACCGACCACCGCTTCCAGGACGCCATCGGGCACACCCTGATCCTGGGGATCGGCCAGTCGGTCGGCGCGATCCTGCTCGGGTTCGCGCTCGCCCTGCTCCTCGAAGGACAGGCCCGCTCGCTGAAGTTCCTGCGGACCGCGGTCTTCCTGCCCGCGGTCACGGCCACCGCGGTCGTCGGCGAGCTGTGGCGCCTGATGTACTACCCGACCTCCGACGGCCTGCTCAACAGCGGCCTGCACCTCCTGGGGCTCGGGCCGGTCCAGTACCTCGACAACCCGGACATCGCTCTGTACTCGACGATGGTGATGGGCATCTGGATCTGGGCCCCGTACAACATGGTGATCTTCCTCGCCGGCCTCGCGGGCGTGGACCGTTCGCTGTACGAGGCGGCGGCGATGGACGGCGTCTCGCTGTGGCAGCGGCTGCGCTACGTCACGCTGCCCGCGATCCGTCCGGCGCTCATGATCGTGCTCACGCTCGCCACGATCCGCGGACTGCGCGTGTTCACCGAGGTCTATGTCCTCACCGGCGGCGGCCCCGCCGGGTCCACCGACGTGTGGATGACCCGCGCCTACACCCTGGGCTTCACCCGCAACGACATCGGCGGCGCCTCGGCGGCCTCGGTCGTCCTGCTGTGCGTGACGCTGCTGCTCACCGTCCTGGTCAACAACCTCCGCAAGAGGGGAGAAGCGCGATGA
- a CDS encoding fructosamine kinase family protein codes for MNTKVYDDEGPGPVAARLTGRPVSAVRALPGAFAEVTLDDGHALMVKRADTIEEARAEAAGLRWLADARTVRLPTVYGQHDRLLVTDMVPRGRPGRDAALDLGRSLAGLHSTGAPAFGSAPPGGPREAYIGRAPMRNAEGAAWPQWYAEHRVLPYLRSAVDAGMMALPEAGVIDRLCDRLPELAGPAEPPARLHGDLWNGNVLWGADGHAWLIDPAAHGGHRETDLAMLHLFGCPHLDEVLRGYERAAPLADGWTERIGLHQLFPLLVHAVLFGRGYAEQALSTAKAALER; via the coding sequence ATGAACACGAAGGTGTACGACGACGAAGGGCCCGGCCCCGTGGCGGCACGGCTCACCGGCCGCCCCGTGTCCGCCGTACGCGCCCTGCCCGGGGCATTCGCCGAGGTCACGCTCGATGACGGGCACGCGCTCATGGTCAAGCGCGCCGACACGATCGAGGAGGCGCGGGCGGAGGCGGCGGGGCTGCGCTGGCTCGCCGACGCTCGGACCGTGCGGTTGCCGACGGTGTACGGGCAGCACGACCGTCTGCTGGTGACCGACATGGTTCCGCGGGGCAGGCCCGGCCGGGACGCGGCGCTCGACCTGGGCCGGTCCCTGGCCGGGCTGCACTCCACCGGCGCCCCCGCCTTCGGCTCGGCACCGCCCGGCGGCCCGCGGGAGGCGTACATCGGGCGGGCGCCCATGCGCAACGCCGAGGGCGCCGCCTGGCCGCAGTGGTACGCCGAGCACCGGGTGCTGCCGTATCTGCGCAGCGCGGTGGACGCCGGCATGATGGCCCTCCCCGAAGCCGGCGTGATCGATCGGCTCTGTGACCGGCTGCCGGAACTCGCGGGCCCCGCCGAGCCGCCCGCCCGGCTCCACGGCGACCTGTGGAACGGCAACGTGCTGTGGGGCGCCGACGGCCACGCCTGGCTGATCGACCCGGCCGCGCACGGCGGCCATCGCGAGACCGACCTGGCGATGCTCCATCTCTTCGGCTGCCCGCACCTGGACGAGGTGCTGCGCGGCTACGAACGGGCGGCGCCGCTCGCCGACGGCTGGACCGAACGCATCGGGCTGCACCAGCTCTTCCCGCTGCTGGTGCACGCCGTCCTGTTCGGGCGCGGGTACGCAGAACAGGCGCTCAGCACGGCGAAGGCGGCCCTGGAACGGTGA